AGTCACAAGCAAGATGATGTTCAAATCCCCAGGCCAAAAATACTCTCTTCCCACCTTCCTTTGGCCTCTAACCTTTAATTCCTTGTAATAACCGTGGTCTCCTGGGCCACTCTGCACTGTAGCCTAGAATCCAGGCACCAGAGCGATTGTGCAAGCCAGAGGGGAAGGCCTGAAAAATGCTCATTGGAACAAGTTGCAGCTCATGTATATGAGGGTGGTTCATCAAGTCTCATCCAGCCCTCTATTAGGTGACACTGCTTTCCACAGAAATGTGTCTTCCTGTAACAAGGCTCTTCTCATAGTCACCCTTTGGTGAGGGAATGGGCACATGCAAATAAGGGCCTGCATAACCTCTCCTCCTGGTGGCTGGCAGTTTCACAAGATGGGGTGAGCAGTTCTCACAGCCCACTACCCCATCTCCCAAACATGCACTACTACTGTTGCATTCATACTGGCTATGGGCTCAGCAGACTGCTCCACAAACCAAAATTAACCCAgctaatgggaaaaaaaagtagttggGGGAACCATTTTCTACAAGATGTGAGCTGTACCAGAAAAAAGGAGGCAGTCACACAACTGGTGGGAAAGCAAGCCCTCCTTCTCAAAAGCAGTGGGCAATTATCTCAGTTGCTCATGAAATCTCAGTTTAGGCTGCAAGTTACTGAACTTGTTTGAGGCTCCCCATACTGAACATGTACTTGTAGCCGACACTTCAAATCTTCCAACACGAGGGGGAAACTGGCATTTTACTTCTTGAGAGGGATTTAGCAGATGGAAAACAGCTCAAAGAGCAAGAGATCCaactaaaaaaatcaatttaaggCATTAACAATACATTCAACTCCCAACAACCTGCACAGCACATTGCTGGGAGTAAGCATAAGCTGGCACGCTGTACGTTCAGAAAGAATGAGGAATAATGCTGCACTGCAGTCAGAGCCtctgaaacaaaaacacagcaaaaaacaGAGCTGGGTAGAAAATAGAGCTTTATCTCCTCTGCCTCCTTACCCATTCCCACTGAGACAACTGTCACAACCTCTGTACAGTCAGGAGCGTCTGCACATCTCCACTCCCCAGCTATATTCCCAATGAAAGTGTTATCAAGACTGCTGCAGCACTACTATAGACCTTGGTCTTTCTGACAAGAGGCCCCAACTTGCAACTGCAAGCAACACAGTTACTCAACTACTAAGGTGTCTTTAGATTCTGCTTCTCTAAGGTTAGTGGCTTCAACAGGAGTGAAGAGGAAGGTAGGAATTTATTGCAAGGTGAAACCATGaaaggaggaaacagaaaagaggaaCCCTGTCACACTGCAACTGTGAACTTGAAATGTCAGGTGGGGGTGGGGATTAGAGCCAGAGGGTTCAAATCAATTGCTGCTCTTACAGAACAAGCCAAAGGCAAGTTACAGTCCTTGCCATTTCACAGGTATCCAAGTTAAactggctgaaaaaaaagagggaggctAAGATACAGGAGAATGATTTCTTTCTGCTACTAGATGGGCaggaaaccaaaatgaaaaatcactgCCAGCCTTTTAAAATGAGACTGTTGAAAATGTAAGTATTGGAGGTCACGCTAGTGGTGCCAATAACACCAGCTCAAGGACGGTTCCAAAATAGGGGCCTAAACCAGAATTAGACATTAAAGAAGGAAACATCCAACCATTCTCCCACATCCCCACTCTGGAGCTGCCTGTCCCACAGTGGGCTAGGGAAGGCAGCATTCCAGGCAGGTTTGACATCCAGTGTCCATATGCCCATCCAAGCCATTCTGGTGGGCAGATGGTTTATGAATTCCCAATAAAACATTCTCAGTCACTTTCAAATTTGACAGAATTGATTTGGGTCGATATAGTGCCCCCACGGTAGCTGCCTcgctttttctttgtcttctcaTGGCGGAAAGATTTGCCTTTAGTGAATTTCAGGACATTGTTAGCCTTCTCACCCCAGTCACCAGCTGCTCCTTTCTGTTAGGGatgaagagagagaggaaaaggaaattcaGGTCAGTACCCAAGAGAGTAAAAGCAATGCTTTGCACTTCATTCTGCCCAGCAAACACCAGTACAGTAATGCTGGAGCCGACACCACTCTTCCATGCACGCCCTACAAGTGCTCACACGCTTACCAACAGCACCTCCTGGTGGAAAAAGTTCCCACCCACAGGCACACCAAGGCTGCTCTGCCGACCTGTGCTGGCAGAGGCCAAGTGTTCCCACACTGGGCGTTACCAAGCCCTACCTTTGCTTCAAATGAGTTATCAGCAACACGGGCATCCACCTCAATCTCTTCTTCCCTTACTCGGCGGAATGGGGAAGCTGCCTgtttatgagaaagaaaacGAGATGCAGTAAGCACATACATGTGCATGTCATTTTCTTAGTGACAACCTCCTTCGTTTCTTGCCCTGCAAATATGGAGTCTGTTCACACTGCCTCAATCTTTTAAGTGTTTCTCAGATTTGTAATCCTTTCCCTTCTTCACATCAGGCAGCACGGGGATGCTCCTGTGCAAGCATATCCAATCAACCTCTGCCAGAATAttacacacacgtgtgcactAGGTTCAAGTGCTTGGAGAGGgagcaaaaatacaaattatcCTGTGGGCCCAACCTCTCCcccaaaaacaaagcaagcctACTTGTTCAGAAGGCAGAGATGCCTCTGCCACCAGTCACCAACAGCCCACTCTCACTCACCCGTTTCACCTTGGGAactgtgtgtggtgttttggcTTTGATCTTTGCCTTTTTACTGTGTGGGGTCTCTGGCTCTTGAGCCTCTtccctcttctgtttcttcctgaTCATGCCTGTTAGATGTACAGCAGTAAAACTTCAAAGAAAGTAACTGCAGTGTTGGAGAAAGTAATGGCACCTCTCCCCCAGAATGCAAACCCAGTGTTGACAGAGGTGTGAGAATCAGTCCCTGCATTACCTCACCCAGACTGCTATGACAGACACTAATAGCCATTCTGGGTCAGCAAATATTTGGCCATCCTGTCCTAACGGATACAGATAATTTTGGGAAACTGAATATCTCTGTATTAATGATTTAATGCGCTTGAGAAAGTTCTGTTCATTGAGACTTTCCAGTTCTTTGAATCACACAGCAGGCACTTGCACACACCACTAGCACAAAGTTGTTTCCCTCCTGGAGGGATAAAGGTTCAGGTTGTGCATTAGGGCATCGCCTATAGTGCTCAGCTCAACACAGACAAGGTCCTCCAGCAGTCTGCCTTGCTGTCACTAAAAATCTTGTGCATACACAGATGGCAACTGGTAACGACTGTACAGAAATGTGCTTCATGTTACCACAAATTCCATTGCCAGCAGATATGTAATACGGAGAAAAATGATCACACCAAATTAAAAAGTAGCAGTACTGCACCACATGGCATAATCTAATAGCACATACACATTAGACCAGATATTGTTTAGGAAAGGCCCCCACTCATGCTTAGCTCAGTAACACTGCCTGACAGACCCACTTGCCAGACTGTAAGTAATACCTCCATTGACTTTTCCGGTCTCctcttcagagctgctttcacTGCTGCCACCAGCTGGCTGAGACTTCAGGTTGTTTGCTGCTGGTGTGGATGTTCTTGATTTCTCTGCGGAGGCAGTAGTTTTAGAACCGTTCTGTgcccctttccctgcctttttgGGCTTCTCATCCTCTTCGCTGGAACTACCAGATGAGCTGCTACTACTACTAGAAGCAGCTGCCTTCttcccatttgcttttgctgccCCTGTAGATTTGCTGGCTGGTTTCACTgctggcttcttttcttcttcactgcTAGAGCTATCAGAGTCAGAAGTGCTTGCTTTGGGAGCTGGGGTAGAAGGTTTGGACACTGGCTTACTCGCTTTGCCAGCTAATTTAGCTGGAgtgcctttcttcttcttcttcttcttctcatcctcagagctgctggagctgctatCTGAATCAGAGCTACTTTGTGCTTTCTTTGGGGCAGCTTGCAACTTCtttgctgcaggggctgctgttTTAGTTGTGGGCTTCACAGGGGCCTTCTTGTCAGAGCTATCAGAATCTagaatttaaaggaaaataataactAAAGCTAAGCCCTGTTCCTTCAACATGAAGCTAACATGCAGATCTTACTGCACCCTCATACCCTGCCTAGAAACATAGAGGTCTGGGCAAGTGCAACATGCATGTGGGAAATACTCATTTTCTCCTATCCCAATACCTGAGCTGTCAGAGGAGGAACTGGAGTCTTTCTTTGCTTGTCCAGCCTTGACAGTTACTTTTGCTGGTTTGGAAGTGTTCTTTACCACAGGTTGTTTAGCTGGGAGCTTACTCCCCGTCTTCTTCTTGTCACCTTCAGAGCTAGaatctaaacaaaacaaaccagcatgTTTTAAGTTAATAAGCTTCTGGTGCAAGTTACTTTAGTAACAACATGTATACAAGCCATGGGgaagtgaaaagcaaaatggGTTGTGGCCCAAGGCTGAGCCACTAGATAACTGGCAATAAACAGCATTTGACAAACACTTGAATAGTCAGGGGAGAGCGTTCATCTTTCCACATGTCGTCTTTGTTGGGAGGAAGTAGAAACAAGCAATTTAAGTTCTTCACTAATGTATGCACAAGGAAGCAGATATGTGGAGAATAATGTAGCAAAAGAGGTATGGAATAACAGACTGGAGAAACTACAGGTATCACCAAGAACAAACTCAGGGAGAAGAAACATTGAGAAAAGAAGCTATGTGGTAAAGATCAAAGAACAGGTAGGAAATTAGGAGATAAAATTGACAAAGCAGCTGAAGTGAGGCATCGACAGGACAATATCTCATTTTAGCTTTCTATTTCCTGTACCAAATGTGTTTAGCAGCAGTCTGAGGATGGATCAGAGACTCCTGCATACAAACATGCCTTTATGTTGTGTATCACAGCAATGTAGAATGCTAAGCCTCATCTATTCCAACATTTCTGAGCACTTTAATAACAATAATCAAAGTCTTGTCCATTTGTGAGAAACTAGGCAACAAAACCAGAACGCAGAACTCCTGCCACTTAATGAAGTGTCACACAGTCTAGTGCTAGCTGTCTGCAGACAGACAGGCAGCTGCCACCCACAGACCCTGCCATGGCACCAGAAATGTGGAGATATACAACAGAAGCAACCTTGAACTTGGGGAGGAAATGTACATGGGAAATACAGCTTTGCAAACCTTAAACCTGATCAATATAAGACACAAGGCACACTGACCCCTATTTCTAGGGTCACATTAGGAGAAGACATCTTTTGAGTCTCTTTTGAACTTGGTATGGTGATAAcgtttttcattttataaacttCTTCCAAACACAGTGGGATAGCAGAAACCAAAAATCTTAAGACACAGATCCTCAGAAAGTGTAATGATTAACCTTCCTGAAGAAACCTGATACACAAGGCCCTACCCTTTCCATCCAGCAACATGCAGACCGTTCTGCACTTGCCAATGGTCCCACTGGTGTCTCACGCTCAAGACTTCACTCTGTGTAGAAAGTGGCTATTTTTCAATTTCACACCTTGTTAGCTATGGAGACTGTGAAGCTTTCAAGCTCACACGCTAAGGATCTTAGCAGATACACCACTATACAGCAACCTGGCCAATAAAAACatgaacacaaaaaaataaaaaaatcaaaactttatTTCTTGCATTACCTGAGTCACTGTCAGAACTGGATTCAGCCTTCTTGGTAGTCACAGCTTTGGTTTTGGGCCCAGGGGTTGTTTTACCTACTACTGCTTTGCCTGCAAAAGCAATTCTAAAATTAACAGGCTACATCCACAACAAACCTTTGTCCCAAGATCCAAACCTTTCCAGATGTGAAAAAGCTCCTTTCTCGGTGCACCAGCCATTCAGTCAGCACGGGGGAGGCCAAGCAAGGACCTGGCCAGCTGCAGTAATGGACCTGCCTTATTCCGCATAACCACATCCTGATGACTTTTCAAATCAACATGTGCAAAGCAATCCAACCTGCACGCAGTTTGGATCCACAGGTTGTACACAGTGTCTGGGATTCCTTCAAATTACTCAAAAGCTTCCAGAGAACCAAACAGCACCACACACCGAAGTCAAACAGCTTTTTTCAGGAAACCAAGACATTGCCAAAACATTGACCACACCATGTGGTACTTCCTCTGTAGATTCCTCTCCCCACAACATACCTGCTCCTCCCTTTGGGGGCACCTGCTCTGCCTCATCACTACTGTCTGAAGAGTCACTGCTCTCAGCCTTTTTTGCAGGAGCCTTGGCAAGGCCTTTCTTTGTCTGTGTAGCTTGAGGAGGTGGCACAGCACTGTACTGACCTACAAAGAGACACACAGCATTCAGATGCCTGCATGACAACGCAGGCAGCACATGAGATGTTTCCTGTAGTTTGAATAAAGCACTTCTGCTATTTGGTTCCATTTATTACCCTTCTGTAGCTACAATCAAAGATACTAGCTTATAGTTTTAAAGGTTACACCCACCCCACTGCTACCTCCTGTTTCTACTGTGAGTTTAACTCTCCTCCTGGGGTTCAGTTGACACAACCATTTCTGCAGAAGTTTTCTCTGCACTTCTAGAAAAACGGGAACTTGTGTCACcaagcattttcagaaaaacaaacacacaaaccccaaaacccaaagtaacaaacaaaaaacaaacaaacaaacagagagaaaaaaaaaacatgccaCAAAACAAATGATGTCAATTGTtgattgttttcatttactGCCTTCTCAAATCTTCTGATCAGAGAATCAGACTGAGTTTCGATGCATGATCCTACACTCAGATCAGCTCTCTGCTGGAATCCTAAGAGCATTAAACTATACTGAACAGAGGCCCATTTAGTCCATCAGCTGGATTGCAACTGAACAGTCCTGGATACTTCGCAAAAAACCTAAAAAGCTGAAACTGCTGCAGTTACAGAATAACTCAACCACTGGCAAATTACTTCCCAAAACCTGGCAGACAACAAACCTGCAAGAAGAATGTATTTAAAGGCTACCTGTGCAGAACACATGCAGCAAACTAAGCAGAGTCTGCCGCAATCTCTCTTGCTCCCCAGCCCTTGCTGAGGGAGAAGCTGAGTTGTAAGTTTAGCACCAACAGCACACATGAAAAGAACTGCTCTACTTCTGGTTCACATTACAACCACCAGCACCACCTGGAACCTTGTGTGCAGCAAGATTTTCCTGTGCCCTGCACACACTTCTCCTGGGACAGCAGGAATAGCAGAAAGCATCTGCTCACATCACAGCCATGGCACTTAGCACTTACCAGactttggcttttgttttgcaggtggcTTTTCATCTTCTGAGCTGTCAGATGAGTCCTCACTACTGGAACTTTCCTTGGCACGTTTGTTTTTCCCTGGACATGCTTGAGTGGCTACAGGTTTCAGCAGAGGTGATTTCTTGGGAACAGCCTTAttgcaagaaggaaagaaatacatattaaaaaagatGTTACAGAAATCTTGTGGGGACAGCTGGATGTGGATCTTGTTTAACTCTACGCCTCACTTAACAGAGCAAATATTGcagacaaagagagaaagattaaTGGAAATTCTCAAATGCAAATTTTAGCAAACACGAGCATCAGGCTCTTTGTGGCCactctgctgttgttttctgcTAAAATCCCTAATGAGGAGCTCCTCTGACTAAGGGGCACAGAACTGACCAAAATGATAGCAACTGCCACTTCATTAAGCACAActacaattatttttgtattgcgGAAACTTTTTTAAACACTCCCTAGGGGAAAATTCAAATTTACAAATAGCTAAGCACAGAAGAGTCATGCAAAAGTGAACATATAATGGAGACTACAATATGGTTATGACACAATTAGATGCCTTCCTGCaaaaggaaggagcagaggaCGCAGTAAGGAGGTAGCAGGGAAGCAAACCAGCGCATGGAGAGATGCCAGAACACATCGTCCCACTGTATAAAGGAGAAGGAGGTATAAGAGCCACAAATACTGTGCTCAGAATCTGTGCAGCCTGTGCCTTTGTCTGCACATCTCAGTCCCTGTGAAACAGACACACTATCTTACTAGACTTCTACAGTGTTCATTAAGTTTCTCATGGTCTAATTTACCTTCTTCGgtgcagccttttcctcatcagAATCTTCACTACTGCTGCTACTGCTTGCTGCTTTCCCATTGACTGCCTTGGGGGCTGCCTGGGCAGGTTTACTTCCTTTTGAGATAAGTAAAAAGGGACATTAGAAGATATGCTGTGGTAGCTGAGGGGTAATTACATTCAGCATAAAGTATCACAGAGAAAAGAACCACAGGAAGCCAGAGAAGACTAAGGCAGTACTGCGAAACTGTTGTTTTATCCTACTGCAAGCTTAGAtaaagttttcagaaaactgtcTGTTCTAGCTCATTGGAAGTTCTAGAACTAAAGGCTAAGTAAAGATCTTCCCTGCTCTTTGAGTGGAAGACACTGGCAAAAGCACTATTTAAGCAGTTAAGGTTGCTGATTGCAGTTACTTATGCAAATGTGGCAGCATCTGGGACCAGATGTTTTATTTGCAATCAGTTCTACACCTCTTCCATGTCAGAAGCAGACTGGACTGGAATGCAAATGGCCATTACAGTGGATTTTCAGACTGCTATGTTAATACATATGCCTTTGCTTGTAGGTACAGCCCCCATCACTCCTCCCTGGCTTCCCCCCCAATGCCCCACTTTGACTCGTGATCTACAATAAGAGGTACCTGATTTAGGTGTTACTGGTTTTGGTGGCTGTTTCTTTGGTGCTTCTTCATCAGAGCTGCTTGAGTCAGAGCTGGaactctctgctttcttctgagGCTGGATTTTGGTTCCAGCTGGCTTCACCACAGGTTTTGCACCTTTCTAAACAACAGGAGGGAAAACTGATTAGCCCTCATAGCCATGAAAAGAGGCTAACAAGCAGGACCCATGTACAGAGTATAAACAGCTGTCTTTCACAGAGGAAACTATTTTGACTTGGGAACACCACTCTGCCTAACAGTTACGGCCTGACAATCCCAGGTAAAAATTTTGCTCTGGGAAAACTCCCAGCAGGCCATGGGAGACTTCCTTTGCGCCTCAGTCTGCAGTTCTGCCTCCTCAAAAAGAGGCAGCTCTGAGGCTGACACTGTTGTCTTCCTTCTCCAGACCACACTAGTTTTAAGCCTGAAAACACTGACAGAGAAACTCTGTTAGGTCTACTCTAGTGTACACTGACATAATTCTTCCTCCTCCGCTATTTCTCAAGACCATGACTGtagcaagaaaaaggaaagagaagaatctctttttatatatatgtatgtatacacaccTATATATACCAAAAAAGgtcaaatttattttagtgaTTGTAAAATGAATCTTTCTCTGCAAAAAAGTAAGCCCTGGCAGTATTTGGAGCAGACCTGGAGATGAAACAAAGTGGGTGCTGgacatgaaattaatttctcacGGGATCAGTCCAAATGGCACACTGTCCActaaaaaaatgtcttcttaCATAGCACCTGCAACACTCTAGAGACTTAACAGATCAGGAAAAGTGAGTCAAATTTTAGAGAGAATTCTGCTGGTCAAATTTGCTATCCCGATCAATTTGCCATCACTGCAAAATATGCATTAAAgaggctggaaagaaaagctgacCTTTGGTGGTGGCTTCTCCTCCTCCGAGTCAGAATCATCGCTGGAGTCCtcgctgctgctctctgccttctTGGCTGGAGCAACTGCTTTGGCCTTGGGCAGAGTGGCTGCTTTAGCTATCAATAAGGTACAACACACATCAATTTTAAGTTAATTCACAACTCCCATGTACCTATATCCTGCACCAGTGTGTATTAGGGCAAAAGGATATACTAAGGTCATTAAACCATGACTAAAGTTCATAACACCAACTTCGTCTCTTAAGCAGGTGAGGCAGAAGACTCCAAAATGGGTAGGCAAGCGGATAAAACCAATTCTAGATTTTTATCTTTGTCACACACAAAGTGCTGATTTATATCACCAAAAAGGTCACCCCACAGGAAAGTGTCCCCACAAACTGAGATAATATTAACTGGATCTGCACACTttccagcttaaaaaaaaaccaccgaATGTGCGTAGACTTCCAAAGAGAACCACTGCAACATTGTGTTATGGTTCCAAAGACTTTGCTAAACATGCTTTAGCCAAATATACTCCTTCCTGGTTACTGATTGTTTTTTAATAAcgtggagaaaaataaatcattttccCTCAAATTATATTTGCAACTGTCCCTatcaaataaaaatgagatCTAAGTTCAAATTCAGGTTTAGGATGGCTTAAGTTGAAgaccagttttctttctgtgtctctcccgCTCCATGTCTACTACTTCTCTCCCAGAAATCTAGTCCTAGATATACACAAACGTGTACACTCTGATTAAGGCAAGGCAGAAGAACAATTCcagaataaaagggaaaaatgcagATCACTACATACCGAAGTGCAGGGgaggaatgtatttttttatagtaCTAGGATAAAATTTTgagagagaggagagcagtAACCTCACATAAGCAACAGGTGAGTAAGGATGTTTGGTGTTTCGTTGGAACTCAGGGATACCGTGTACGACTGCCCTGCATCAAACAGGTCACGGTGTCCACCAATACAGAGGTGCCTGATAAATCCTAGCCATGCAGGAGTTTTGTCAAATTATGCATATTTTAACAAATGTGAAAGCACTTATAAAATTTGAATCAGTTCTCCTACAATAGCAAGATGAGAAACCACTCTTTAAAGCTCTCAATGAAACTGTCCCTGGAAaatagcatggaaaaaaaatcattttggttggaaaagaccctcaaggtcaCTGAGTACATGAAGCAGCTGCCTCCCATTAAGAGAATACCACCCCTATCCACATGCACTCAAACCCAATTTCACTCGATATTTAAATCAACACATAATTTGAATGTGCTGAAGCAAGCAGTAGTAACCCTGCTGAGACATCCTATCAGTGAGTGTTTGGAAAGTAGAATCTCAATATAAACAAGGTAATGAGGGCGCTAGCTCAACAGCATCTCCAAAACTCGGTGCAGTCCAATGCGTTCACCAGTTTCAGCAAAAAGAGACAATCTAAACGGCTGAAACCTTCCAGCAGACACAAACCCTGATATGCTCAAACTACAACTGCGTAAAGAGATCACCCTTAGCTGGGGTGAACACATCTCACACGTCACGGCCAAAGAGCTGCCAGAAGCAAGATCAGGGAATACACCCCAGTCCTTGAGAGCTGCTGACGGAGCCCAAAGGAGCCGCTGAAGCTGAGCTCCGCACCCAGCTGAGGAGCCAAGGCCGAGCACAGCCCGGGCCGGCCCCGGGGCTGCTCACACCCCCACCTGGCTTCTTCGCGGGGGGCGTCTCGTCCTCCTCGCTGGAGCTGTCCCCGCTGCTGGAGGACGGCTTCCTCTTCGCCTGCGGGCCGTTGGGAACCAGCTTTCTCTTCCTGGCCGCCGGAGACCTACGGGGAGAGAGGCTGAGCGGGGacccggcggcggccgcggccggagggagcccggcggccccgcggtGACacccccgccgcgggggcacTTACTTCAGCCAGTAGCTGTAGATGTCCAGCAGCGAGGCAGCGTTGGGGTCCTGCTCCTTCTAAACGGGGAGAGAGGCCGCGTCAGTCGGTCGGTCGGTCGGTCGGTCGGCCGGCCGGCCCCGCCACCCCtcagccccgccccgcccccactcaccgccgccgcctccctGGCGAAGGCGCGCGCGGCGCCCTCGAAGCGGTTCTCGCGCAGGAACGCGAGCACGAAGGGGAACAGGTCACTGGGCACCGCGCGCCACTCCGCCATGCTGCCCCGCCGACACGTGCCGCCTGCGCGCACGCGCCACGCACCGACGTACGTACGTACGTGCGCACGCACACGGCCTCAGCTCCGCCTTtcccgccgcgctgcccggAGGGGCCCGGCAGGCACAGCCGTCCTCCCGGCGGGAGGGGGCCGGGGAGGCCCAGCTCAGTGGTGGCGCCCGCGGCTGGGTGAAGGCAACAAGCAGGGCGGCAGGGCCGCTTGTGGTGCAAAGGGAGGGGGAGGTGGGAACCCAGGTCAGCCTCTACAAGGAGGTTCGGGAGCAGGCGTGTGAGGCTGGAAGGCTTTAGTCCACTTGAACACCTTCTGCCCCATCAGTCAGCTCCTAGTTTTAACCCATTTTAAATATGATCGCTGAAAGGAAAGTGGTGGGAAGCAGAATTGCTCCATGGAGGAGAACAAACGGATCTATGTGCAACCTCAGTGCTGGTAGCGTCCTTGCCAACAGTGAGCAGTCCCAGCTCAAACTT
The genomic region above belongs to Caloenas nicobarica isolate bCalNic1 chromosome 7, bCalNic1.hap1, whole genome shotgun sequence and contains:
- the NOLC1 gene encoding nucleolar and coiled-body phosphoprotein 1 — encoded protein: MAEWRAVPSDLFPFVLAFLRENRFEGAARAFAREAAAKEQDPNAASLLDIYSYWLKSPAARKRKLVPNGPQAKRKPSSSSGDSSSEEDETPPAKKPAKAATLPKAKAVAPAKKAESSSEDSSDDSDSEEEKPPPKKGAKPVVKPAGTKIQPQKKAESSSSDSSSSDEEAPKKQPPKPVTPKSGSKPAQAAPKAVNGKAASSSSSSEDSDEEKAAPKKAVPKKSPLLKPVATQACPGKNKRAKESSSSEDSSDSSEDEKPPAKQKPKSGQYSAVPPPQATQTKKGLAKAPAKKAESSDSSDSSDEAEQVPPKGGAGKAVVGKTTPGPKTKAVTTKKAESSSDSDSDSSSEGDKKKTGSKLPAKQPVVKNTSKPAKVTVKAGQAKKDSSSSSDSSDSDSSDKKAPVKPTTKTAAPAAKKLQAAPKKAQSSSDSDSSSSSSEDEKKKKKKKGTPAKLAGKASKPVSKPSTPAPKASTSDSDSSSSEEEKKPAVKPASKSTGAAKANGKKAAASSSSSSSSGSSSEEDEKPKKAGKGAQNGSKTTASAEKSRTSTPAANNLKSQPAGGSSESSSEEETGKVNGGMIRKKQKREEAQEPETPHSKKAKIKAKTPHTVPKVKRAASPFRRVREEEIEVDARVADNSFEAKKGAAGDWGEKANNVLKFTKGKSFRHEKTKKKRGSYRGGTISTQINSVKFESD